TGGCAGCTCTCGTCGCCGGGGTCGAATCCGGACGGGCGAAGGCGTTCTACCGGGTCCTGTTCATCCTCCCGATGGCAGTCGCGCCCGTCTCGTTGGCGACTATCGGTCGGCTGATGCTGAACACCGAGGTCGGAATCATCCCGTACGTCATCAACACGGCGACGCCGTTCGCCGCGCCGGCGTTCCTCTCGGACCTTCCACTGTTAACCGTTATTTTGCTCGATACGTGGAACTGGACGCCGTTCATGTTCATCATCTTCTACGCCGGCCTCTCGTCGGTGCCTGACACGCTGGTCGAGGCATCACGGGTCGACGGCGCCCCGCTGTGGCGGCGGTACATCCACGTCATCATCCCGTACATGAAACCCGTGGTGTTCGTCGCCACGCTCATCCGGATGATCGACCTGTTCCGGACGTTCGGTGTGGTGTACGGTCTGACCCAGGGCGGTCCGGGGACGGCGACCCAGCTGGTGAGTATCAACATCTACGAGCAGATGTTCATCAACAACCAGATTGGTGTGGCGGCTGCGATCGCAGTCGTCTACCTCGTCTTCGTCATCGCCATCGCGAACATCGTCATCGCGAAGGTCGGCTTCGAGGGGGTGTGGGACTGATGGCTACACAGGACGTCGAGCCGGGATCGGCTTATCGGCTCGACAAGGACACGCGGGAGACGCTCGTGAAGGTCGTCCGACATGCCCTGCTCCTGACGTGGTCGTTCGTCGTGTTCTTCCCGCTGTACTGGTTGGCCTCGATGTCGCTGAAACCCCCGGGCGACGCGAACTCGCTCCCGCCGGACTGGGTCTTCCTGCCGACGGTGTACAACTACCTACAACTGGTTCAGGACGGCGAGTTCGTCGGAGCGTTCGCCAACAGCCTCCTCATGGTGGGGGCGTCGGTGGTTCTCGTCTTGCTGATCGGCGTGCCGGCGGCGTACGTCCTCTCGCGGTACGATATCCCGATGGAACGGGACGTCCTCGTGTGGATCCTCTCCTCGCGGATGCTCCCGCCCATCGCCGTCGTGCTCCCGTTCTTCATCATTTTCAGGGAACTCAACCTCTTCGACACCCGTATCGGGATGGTGCTGATGTACATCAGCATCAACCTCTCACTGGTCGTGTGGGTGATGAAGGCGTTCTTCGACGGCATTCCCGAGACGCTCGAGGAGGCCGCACGCGTCGACGGCGCGACCCGGTTCCAGGGGTTCATGAAGGTCGTCCTGCCAGCGGCCAAACCCGGCATCTTCTCCGTCGCGATTATCAGCTTCATCTTCGCGTGGATCGAGCTCCTGTTCGGCCTCGTGTTGACGAGCTTCAATGCAGTGCCGGTGACACTGTTCGTCTACTCGTTCATCGGCTCTCGCTCCATCGAGTGGTCGATGCTGGCGGCCGCCTCGACGGCGATGATCGTTCCGGTAGCGATCTTCCTCATCGCGGTGAACAAGTACCTCGCGGCCGGGCTGAGCTTCGGCGTGGTGATCAAAGAATGAACCCGACCTCAAACAGCAGCACGACAACGCGACCCGACGTATCGCCCACGAACGACGCCCACACGGCGGGGACGAACAGCCGCACAACGGAGGATGCATAATGGCCAGTATCACGTTAGACGACGTCACGAAACGCTTCGGCGAGGGGGGCAACGCGGTGACTGCAGTCGACGACGTCTCGCTCGACATCGAAGACGGCGAGTTCGTCGTCTTCGTCGGCCCCTCAGGGTCGGGGAAGTCGACGCTCATGCGCATCGTCGCGGGGCTCGAAACGCAATCAGAAGGCGACGTGACCATCGGCGAGACGGTCGTCAACCAGCTCGGACCGCGTGCTCGGGACATCGCGATGGTGTTTCAGAACTACGCACTGTACCCGAACATGACCGTCGAGGAGAACATGTCCTTCGGGTTGAAGATGTCGACGGAACTCTCTAGCGACGAGATCGAACGACAGGTGACCGACGCGGCGGAGATGATGGGAATCGGCGAATTGCTCGATAACACGCCCGGCGAGCTGTCGGGTGGCCAGCAACAGCGCGTCGCGCTCGGTCGTGCTATCGTCCGGGACCCGAACGTGTTCCTGATGGACGAGCCGCTGTCGAATCTCGACGCCAAACTCCGGACGACGATGCGCACCGAGATCAACCGCCTCCAGAACGAACTGGGCGTGACGACGCTGTACGTCACGCACGACCAGACGGAGGCGATGACGATGGGCGACCGTCTCGTCGTCCTCAACTACGGCGAACTCCAGCAGGTCGGGACGCCACTGGAGTGCTTTTACCGCCCCGCGAACCGGTTCGTCGCAGGCTTCATCGGCTCGCCGTCAATGAACTTCTTCGAGGGAGACGTCGAGGACGGCACTCTCACCGTTGATGGCTTCGACTACGAACTCTCCGAGCGGATGCGCTCGAACGTGGGTGACCTGTCGGAAGTGACACTCGGCGGACGCCCAGAGGACTTCGACCTCGTAGACGACCCCGAGGTCGAGAACGGGTTCGAGGTCGTCGTCGACGTCGTCGAACCGATGGGGAGCATCTCGTACGTCTACGTCTCTCCGGTGGATCGGTCGCACGACGACACGTTCGTCGTCGAGGTGGACGGGAAGCGGCCCATCTCCGAGGGACAGCGGCTCTACGCTCACGTCCCGATCGAGGACGTCCACCTCTTCGATCGGAAGACGGGTGAGACGATCCACCAGCGTCAACTGGAGCGTGAGGATACGCTCGCGCTCTCGGCCGGGACGCAGACCGCTCCGAGTTCCAGCGGTTGACATCCTCCCCGCCCTGAAGGACGGGGTTTTAGCCTTGCATTTTCGATAAGAAGCCAGCGAAGGGCGGTTCGCGTTCACGTACAGCAGTCACGTAACCACTCTCTCGATACACACGAGCTATGCATCCGTCCAGAACGGACCGGTGACCGCTCGGACGGTAGTCTCGGAACCTACTCGAGTACCGTCTCAGAACCCATCGGGAAACGTCTCACCGATAGAGACTCGATTTCGAACAGCTGCACTGTCGGGGATTCCCGCCTGCGAACCCCGTGGTCAGTCTCAGTCACGTTCGACAACACACAGACGACCCCGTCTGGACTCACCGGAGAGTGTCGTGGGCAGTGAGTTCGTCGCGCCACACCACAGTTATTAGTATGCGTGGAGAGTGAACTTTTGACATGCAATCTGCAGTGTTAGTCGAACCGCACCAGTTCGAGCTCCAAGACCGTCCCCGACCATCGCCGGGTCCGAACGATGTCCTCGTCGCCGTGCGAGAGGTGGGCATCTGCGGCTCTGACGTTCACTACTACGAGCACGGCCGTATCGGAGATATCGTCGTCGAAAACCCACTCGTCCTCGGCCACGAGAGTGCCGGAGAGGTCGTCGATGTCGGCGAGAACGTCACTGCGCTCGAACCGGGTGACTGCGTCGCTCTCGAACCCGGTGCCCCGTGCCGTCGATGTCGTCACTGCAAGGAGGGAGAGTACCACCTCTGTGAGGAGGTTCGATTCATGGCGACCCCACCGCACGACGGTGCGTTTACCGAGTACGTCTCCTGGCCCGCGGATTACGCCTACGAACTGCCCGAGAACGTCTCCACCACGGAGGGGGCGCTCTGTGAACCGCTCTCGGTCGGCATCCATGCCTGTCGCCGTGGCAACGTCGAGACGGGCGACACCGTCCTCGTGACCGGTGCGGGCCCGATTGGACTGATGATACTGGAAGCCGCTCGCGCCGCTGGTGCGACCGACGTCATCCTCACGGACGTCGTCGACGAGAAGCTCACGTTCGCACGCGAGCGAGGGGCCGACCTCACGGTCAACGTGGCCGAAGACGACCTCGAAGCGGCTGTCGATGCGTACACCGACGGCGCTGGTGCCGATGTGGTCGTTGAGGCGTCCGGTGCAGCGTCCTCGATCGAATCCACGCTCGACGTCGTCTGCCGGGGAGGCACCATCGTCCTCGTGGGACTCGCGAGCGAGGCGACGGTTCCGTTCGACGTGCTCGACCTCATCGACAACGAACTCGACGTCCTCGGGTCGTTCCGGTACAAGAACACCTACCCGGCAGCCATCGACCTCCTCGCTGATGCGGTGGTCGACGTCGAGGGTATCGTCGAGTTCGAGTCCTCTCTCGAGGACATCGACGATGCCTTCCAGCGCGCGATGGACCCGAACGTCGTCAAGGGGATGGTCACACTGGAGTCGTGAGGGTTCGCTCCCTGCCGCGCCGGACACACGCCGCGTCGTTCGGAGCGTTGCGTACCGTAACGGACCGCGGGTCGGTCTCTCTCGGCCGGCAGTAGTACATCCCTCGCACAGGTCGGTCACTCGATTCCGCATCTCGCTATCGTGCCCCGTCCACTCGAGCGGAAACGGGAAGGCTCGTGTGGCCACCTGACGGCACTCCTCGAGGGCGCCGTGGATACGTGCAGTCCACGAGGCAGCGCCGAGTCTGTGGGCTATTCGAACTGTGCGTTGTACGCACTGACGGCCGCGACGACGTCGTCGTACGTGGGGGTCTCGCCCGTCCGAACGAACTCGCGTGCGAGTGCGTTGCCGAGGACGACGGCGGCGTCCTCGGGCAGGTCCTCGACGAGACCGAGTGAGAGCCCCGCGTTGAAGTGGTCTCCAGCACTGGTCGTCAACGCCGGCGACTCGACGGGGGAGACGCGGACGCTCGTCGTCCCGTCGTCGCTTACGACCACGGACTCGGCCACACTGTGCCCGACGAACCGTTCGACGTCCAGGGCGTCGAACGCGACACGGGCGTCTTCGACGAGGTCGTCACCCGTCTGCCCACCGAGGACCGTCGCGAGTTCCTTCGTCTCGTAGCGGTTCGCCGAGACGGTCACGTCGACGATATCGGCCAGTCGGTGTGTCGCCGCGACGGTCGATTCCAGCATCTCGCGGTCGATCTCACGGATGTTCGCCGGGTCGAGCAGGACGTGCCGTGGGGGGGCTGTGAGCTTCGGAAAGACCGTCTCACGGAGCCCATCCAGGATGGATGCGAGTTCGGGAATCATCGCCCAGTAGCCGATTCCAAGCAGTTTCGCTCCGTCGAGTTCGTCGACCAGTGTGTCGACACCGACGCGTGACTGGAGCGTCTCCCAGTCCAGTGTCGCGGCACCGCCACTCTCCATCAGCATCAACTTCCCGTCGTTGAACTCGATGGCGTCGGTGACCCCCGGGTCGCCCAGCGAGTGGATCGTACAGTCTCCGAACTCTCGTTCGAAGAGGTCGAGAATCGGGTCGCCACACATCCCGACGAGCGTCGGATCGAACCCGAGGTTCTGATACACACGAGATAGATGGCTCACGTGCCCGCCCGTTCGCTGGCCACGGCACTCCCAGGAGATTGACAGCGAGCTATCCGCGGCCGCCGACGTCACGATCTCCTCGCCGAACTCGCTCAGTGTGCTGATGCGCTCGCTGTCCGACGCACCGGCGTTCGTCCCCGCCTCTCGGACGTTGTCGACGTACCCATCGAAGCCGAACAGGACGCTCCCCCCGCTCGGTTCTGACGGCAGGTGTGTCTGGCACGAGGCAACCGCATCACGCGTCTGCGAATCCGGGCCGCTGTCAGCAGGCGCCATCTGTCCCCGGCCTGTGGACTGTCCGTGCGCGCCGGCTGGCTGGCTCTCCGACAGCGTGGTCGACACGGCGGTTCACTGGGCTCTGTGCGCGACACGCGGCAGTGGATGCGAGTGTCCCGCCCTCGACTGGACAGGACAGTGCATCCCGCCGGAGTTCGAACCCACCCGGTTCGATAACCACAGGTGTCCGCAGTTTGGCTGTCTGACCCATATCCAGCGGTACACCGTGATCGCATAAAAAATTAGGTCACAGCGTCGTGTCGTGGGTGTCGGATATCGTCGGGATATTGTCGGGATATCGTTGAGGAGTTGTTGGGAGCACGTGGACGCCACTGCAGGTCGAGCCGTTCGGTGCCCCATCCGCTTCTAAAGTAAAGATAAAAATCTGTCATACAACTTTATCCGATAGTTCTGTGTATCGTGTCGTCCCACGGGCGCACACGACTGGGTTCTCAGGAGGCGACCGAACGTCGGTCCACGGCGCGAACCGAACCCGCGATTCTCGGCTCTGTCTCGAGTTCACGGCTTCGATAGACGCCTTCTGTGGAGTGGTCAGTGGGAGGTGCGACACCTCTGACGTCAGCTGTCGGTGATGCGGCGCGCGCTTCTCGAAGGGACCGCTCACAGTGGATTCCGGGTCGATGTCCATGCCGTCGAAGTCGAGTTCAGAAATATACTAATACTGTCACTATCACAAATATATATTTTACAAATAGTATCTCTACTCGACACTAGTCGGTCTGGTCCCGAGCGTCGTTCGGCCTGCCCCGGTCACTCGCGGCGACGGGTGAGAGCCGACATCCCAGCACGGGCGCCCTCGGTGTTGCCGGGAGCGCGGCGGTACTGTTTTATGACGATGGGTCGGCAAACCGTTATGTCCGGTTCTGTCTCACGACGCCCTCGGTGGATTCGCCAGTACATCCACAACGTCCTGTCGTACTACTATCCCCGGTGTATCGACACGCACTTCGGCGGCTACATCGCCCAGTTGGACGAACAGGACGGCCACGTCTACGACGCCCGGACGAAACACCTGGTTGCGACCGCTCGCGCGGTCCACAACTTCAGCGTCGGCTGTCTTCTTGAGGGGCCAGTGTGGTGTCGTGCTGCGGCCGAACACGGCCTCACCTTCCTCCAGACGGGGCACTGGGACGACACGCACGAGGGCTACGACTGGCTGTTAGCCGGTCGGGACACAGAAGACGCGACGCGCCACTGCTACGGGCACGCGTTCGTGATGCTCGCTGGTGCCCGTGCGCACCAGGCAGGCATCGACCGGGGGCGGGAGACGCTCGAACGAGCCTTCGCCGTCGTCGACGAGCACTTCTGGGAACCGGAGCACGGCCTCTGTGCGGACGACGCGTCCGCCGACTGGTCGGACGTGTCCCCGTATCGTGGCCTGAACGCGAACATGCACACCTGTGAGGCACTGCTGGCAGCCTACGAAGCCACCGGTGAGAGTCGGTACCTGGACCGCGCGGCGACGATCGCCGAGCGGGTGACCCGCGACCTCGGCCAGAGCGACGACGGCCGTCTCTGGGAGCACTACACCGCCGATTGGGACGCGGACTTCGACTACAACCGCGACGACCCGACCCATCAGTTCCGGCCGTGGGGATACCAGCCGGGCCACCACGTCGAGTGGGCGAAACTACTGTTGATCCTTCACCGACACGCCCCCGAAGCGTGGCACGTCACCCGGGCGAACGCGTTGTTCGACACGGCCGTCGATATCGGCTGGGACGACGCCGGCGGCGGCTTCTTCTACACCGTCGATCGCGAGGGTGAGCCGGTCGTCACCGACAAGTACGGCTGGGAGGTCACCGAGGCGATTGGCGCGGCCGCGCTCCTCTCGCGACACGACGAGGCGTACCTGGAGTGGTACGACCGTCTCTGGGACTACGCCCACGAGCACTTCGTCAATCCCCGACACGGGAACTGGTACGAACGAGTGACGCACGAACACCAGCGAGACGGCCCCAATCACGGCGTCGCAGTCGAACCGGGATATCACCCCATCAACAACGCCTGGGTCGCCGTTCAGGTCTTCGAAGACGAGCACGAATCGGCTCGGTGAGAGAACCGATCTCGAACCTTCGACTCCGCTTAGGTGCGTCTCGTCGATATTCGGCTCCGCTTAGGTGCGTCTCGTCGATATTCGGCTCCGCTTAGGTGCGTCTCGTCGATATTCGGCTCCGCTTAGGTGCGTCTCGTCGATATTCGGCTCCGCTTAGGTGCGTCTCGTCGATATTCGACTCCGCTTAGGTGCGTCTCGTCGATATCGCTTCCCGCTTCGACCTCGACGCTCGTCCGTACTACATCCACGATGGTATCCAGCCGGTCAGTTCGTGCTCTCGGTCGAGTTCGACTCGGTCTCGACGGCGACAGCCACCGTTGACTCCCCTGCGGGCGTCCGGACGCCGTATTGCAGTTCGGTTCCCGGGGCGGCGTCTTCGCTACTCGCCGACACCGTTGCCTCGCGGGACGCTCCGGGGTCGAGCACGATGTCGAACCCTTTCGGCCGGTATAGCGGGTGCGAGAAGTTCACCGCGCCGCGGAACGTCCCTGGGCCGTCGCCGACGTTTTCTGCGGACACCGTGATGTCGAACGTCTCGTCGGGCGCGACCGTATCGGGGACGCTGGCGGCCCAGTCCCACGCGGGCGGTGGTGCCGTCGCCTTCTCGGTGTCGAGTCCCCACTCCCACGAGTCGGTATCGCGTTCCAATCGAAGTGCTGGCGCCGTCTCGAGTCGTGCCGGTACCTCGAACGCGAGCCATCCTCGGGGGTCGGCATCGTCCCGTTCGGGGGCGTACAGCGCTCCGGGCACGTCGACGTCGACCGGATAGTACTGTTCGATTTCCACCGGGTGGTAGCCCCCGTCGGCGGTGACGAGTGTGAACGCCTCCCGACTTACGACGGGTTCCACGCCGCTGGCATCCACGGTGACGAACACGAACTGGCCGTCCGCCGGCCGGATCGCGTTCCAGTCCACGTTCTCGATGTGACGGTAGGCGTACTGAACGGCCGCAGCCTCGATTGTCACCGCGGGACGCGAGGACGTGCCGGGTGCCGTCGACGCCGTGGCGGTCGCGGAATCGGTCGTCGACCTGGGCGAGGTGCCGACGCACCCGGACAGCCCCGCGGCTGTGAGGGTCGCGAGGTACGCGCGTCTGGAGGGCACGCCACGAGGATTCGGTCGTTCAGTGTAAATGCTTTCTGCGGTCGGTGCGACACATTCGCCCACTCGACCTCCCGGCCACACCACCGTCTTTCGGCCGGACGACACGCCGCTGTTCTGGTGACGCTGCCGCCGCCGTCAGCGGTCCTTCCGCCGATCACCGCCGAGAGACGCTGTGACCAATGCACACGGTCGATTCAGCAGGGACTCGACGACGTGCTCGACGCTGATAATTTCACCCAGTTAATCGTGTGTCAACAGTTATCTCTGACACGCCCAAGAAATGTGATGAGTTGCACGACCACCACCGGGGACTGACCGAGCGATTCGGACGTCGAGTATGAATGATGACCTCTTCGATTTCGAGGCCGACGAACTGGAGGCGTTCATCCAGCGGTATCTGGAGCTCGACCGCGGGGTTCGACAGCCCGACGGGTTCTTCTCGATACTCCCCGGGTCGAGGGAGAGACAGTACCAGTACGCGCTCGCGTACTTCTTGAATCCACAGAACCCCCACGGCTTCGGATACACGCTCCTCGAAGTGTTCCTCGACTGTGTCGGCTTCCACCAGTCCAACCTCGCCGGACAACACATCGAGGTCGGTGACGAGGTCTGGCTCGCAGACGATGGGTCCGACGGTCGCATCGACCTGGTCGTCTGCGGCGGGAACGCGCTGGCCGACCACCCACGGTGGGCGATGTTCCTGGAACTGAAGGTGGGTGCCGAGGAGGGTGACCGACAGACGACGACGTACGCCGAGGCGGACGAGTGGGACTTCAGTTGGTTCGATACGAGCAGACTGGCCGTCGACCGCCTGGACGACAGCAGATACGTCTACCTGAAACGAGCGGGTGCGGACCAGCCGACCGACAGAACCGGAACGTTCGACGTTCTCGACTGGGCAGACCTGGTCGAGCGGTTCGAGGCCGAGCTGGGAGACTCGCTCTTCGAGTATCCCAACCGGAGCGTCGTTCAGTTCACAGACTTCATCCGGTCGGTCAAGGAGACAGAAGGAATGGACTCTCCCATCGACGAAGACGAACTCAACGAGCGGCTCGACCTGTACTTCGAACACGACAGGCTGATTCGGCAGGTCGAGAAGGCGAACAGTCAGTTCGAGAGCGATTTCGAGGACCTGAGCACCTACCTGAAGGACAACTGGGAGAGTGAGGTCGCCGCGACGTATGACTTCGAGGAGTCCGGCTGGCGCACGTCGCCCTCTCGGAACCCGAAGTGGCAGGGCATCCTTCCGGAGTACTGGAGCCAAGACCCCCTCGACCGGTCGAGTACCATCAAACTCTACTACGTACACTCCCCGACCACCGAGTCGCTTCGGAACCGAACACTCAGCTTCCGACTTCGCCTCCCTCCAGCGCGGAACGTTCACACGGAGAAACGACACGACGGCCAGTCGTTCAACGACGTGTTCACCGAGAGGTGTACGACCGAATACGCAGAGCGGCTCCACGAGGCACTCGAGACGATGGGCGTAGACGAATCCCACGTAGGGAGTGCAGCGGCACTCGTGGTGAAGGAGTACCGACTCGACCCACACAATCTGGCGGGGTCGTACTTCGAACAGCTCCAGCGAGCTGTCGACGAGTTCTGCTGTGCCGAGAACGACCTTCTCGTAACGATCAACGAGGTGTTCGAACAGACGTATCGGGAGGTGTTCGCCGAGGAACCAGAGGGTGTGTTCCCCGGCTCTTTACCCACACGAGACTAGTCTCCTGCGTCGGCCACGGAGCCGAGCAACCAGGCTCCGTTCCGTCCGCATATCGCCTGTGTAAACCCGCCCTGTCTGGCACTGTCGTGACGACGTGCTCGAACGCTCTCAGAACCACTGTGTCGCATCCGAGCCCGGGAGTGATTTATATCCGCTCTCGACTTCATCGTGTATGGATTCGGAGCTGAACGTGGGCCGAGCATTCGGCAAGTATCTCTTGTATCTCTGCACCTCGCTTCTCGTCGCCACCTTCGCTGGGCTCCCCTTCGAGGGGAATCTCGAACCAGGAAGCATACCCAGACTGGTCGTGGTTGTCGTCTTCTTCGGCGTGTTCACTCTGCTGTTCCTGTGGGATGCGGGGTACCTGAGCAGCTGAACTCGCCGTTGGGCTCCGCTCCAATCAATACTTCCCTGATGAGTCTGCCGCCGACCCCGACCGGTTCGACCCCGGAACCATGGACACGGTGTGCCCCGGGCCGTGTTCACTCCCAGTTGTACAGCGCGTCCCGGAAGACGTCCTCGACGTCCGCTTTCGTCACGGGGCGTGGGTTACACCGGAGGAGTCGCTGTTGACTCTCGACGGTGCTCTCGGCCAGTTCGCCGACGTCGTCGGCAGTGAGCCCGGCGAGTTCGTTGAGCCCGCTCGGAAGGACGTTGAGGTCGCGCTGGAGACGGACGAACTCCTCGCGGGCCTCGTCGGCGGCTTCGCGCGTGCTCATCCCCGAGGTGTCGGCACCGAGCATCTCCGCCACGTCCGCGAATCGCGGCGGGTCGCTGGCGACGTTGTAGCCGAGCGTGCTCGCCGGGGTGAGCGCGGCGATCGTCTCGCCGTGATAGGTGTGGTAGTTGTTTCCGACCGGGTACGCCATCGCGTGGGCGAGGCTCGCTCCGGCAGTGAGCCCCGCGATCGCCCCGAACAGCGCGCCCTTCAACATCGCGCCTCGGGCCTCGATGTCGTCACCGTTGTTGACCACGCGACGAACGTTCGAGGAGAGGAGGTCGATCGCTTTCTCGCTGAACATCTCCGTGAACCCCGTCCGCCCGGCGTAGACGGGGCGGTCGGCCGGGTCTTCGGGGCGGAGCAGGTCGTCGTAGCGGTGCGTCGTGTATCCCTCGATCGCGTGCCCGAGCGCGTCCATCGCCGTCTTCGCCGTGAGGTCCGGTGGGAGCGTCGTCGTGAGGGTCGGGTCGAGCACCGCGGCGTCGGCACGGACGTGGGGGCTCGAGATGCCCTCTTTGATGTTCTTCTCCGGAACTGAGAGGATGGCGACCGGGGAGATCTCCGACCCGGTCCCGGCGGTCGTCGGCAGGAGGACGAGCGGCGCACCGGATTCGGTGAGTGTCTCGCCAGCCCCGGTCGGCGCCGCGACGTAATCGAGCAGGCTGCCCCCGTTCGCAACGACGGCTCGGGTCGCCTTCGCGGTGTCCATGCAACTGCCGCCGCCGAGTCCGAGGTAGAAGTCGTACCCGTCGTCGCCCATCTCCGCACGGACGAACTCGATACACTCCTCGACGGCACCGATACTGGGTTCTCGCTCGACGCCATCGAACACGTCGACGTCGAACCCATCAGCTTCGAGTTCGTCGGCGACCCGGCCGACGTGGCCCAGCGAGACGAGGGTCTCGTCGGTGACGATCAACCCTCGTTCGTCGCCTCGCGCCCCGATCTGGTCGAGCTGATAGCCGAGCTCGTCGGCCGCGCCGGCACCAACGCGAATCGCGGGCATCTGTACCTCCCAGACGGTCTCCGGCGAGAGTTGATGTGGGTCCGCCGAGACGGAGCGCTCGTAGCTCACAGTCCCCACCCTGGTTGTATCTCCTCGAACTGTGCTGGGTCGTGACCGAAGACGACCTCCGCGTCGTGGCGCCGCTCTAGGTCGTGGATTCGATCCATGCTCTCGGCCCACTCGGTCTTCCCCCAGACGAGGGGGCCGCCGAGCGGCGTCCCGTTCTCGTAGTTCTCGTCCATGTACGCCTGGTCGCCGGTGAAGACGACCGTCCCGTCGTCGTCGAGGTGGATCATTGAGCCGGTCAACCCGGGCGTGTGGCCCGGGAATCGGACGAACTCCAGGTCGGTGAAGTGTTCCTCGCGGTCGCGGTGGAGTACCTGCCAGTTGAGGTCGTGATCGAAGTCCTCGAGGACGTACGCGCCGCTGCCCTCGTCGGTCTTCGCGCTGTAGTACGCGAACTTCAGCTCCTCCTCGTGGACGTACACCGGGGTGTCGGTGCCGGCGAAGAACTCGAGCCCACCAGCGTGGTCGAGGTGGAGGTGGCTCTGGAACACGGCATCGATATCGTCGATGGAATACCCCGCCGCCGCCAGGTCGTCGTCGAGCCGGTGTTCGCTGGCATCGTGCGGATAGAACGCCTGGACCAGCCCTTCGGGCCAGTGGCCGTCAGCCGCATCGTGGTGGGAGCCGGTGTCCCAGAGAATCGTCCCCTCGGGATGGTCGATGACGAGGTTCCACACGGGAATCTCCCCGTACTCCGTGTCCGGATTCGGCTCGTCGTGTGTGCCGATCGTGTTCGCCTCCATCATGTAATTCATATCACAGTACAGCCCACCGCGGTCGATGACGTGCACCGCTGCGTCTACCATGCCACAACACCGACGACAGTATTACATAAAAGTTGGTGAATATTGCGACCGGTTCAGTCGTCTCCGACTCGCAGTCATCACTCGCGGTCGAACCCGGCCGCCCCGTCCTCGACAGCGGACGCGCGCACGGCGGCCACCAGTTCACACGCCAGCGGAACGCCACCGACTCACGTCCAGGATTCCGACGCCGGACCGGTCCAGTGGCT
This is a stretch of genomic DNA from Salinigranum halophilum. It encodes these proteins:
- a CDS encoding PD-(D/E)XK nuclease family protein encodes the protein MNDDLFDFEADELEAFIQRYLELDRGVRQPDGFFSILPGSRERQYQYALAYFLNPQNPHGFGYTLLEVFLDCVGFHQSNLAGQHIEVGDEVWLADDGSDGRIDLVVCGGNALADHPRWAMFLELKVGAEEGDRQTTTYAEADEWDFSWFDTSRLAVDRLDDSRYVYLKRAGADQPTDRTGTFDVLDWADLVERFEAELGDSLFEYPNRSVVQFTDFIRSVKETEGMDSPIDEDELNERLDLYFEHDRLIRQVEKANSQFESDFEDLSTYLKDNWESEVAATYDFEESGWRTSPSRNPKWQGILPEYWSQDPLDRSSTIKLYYVHSPTTESLRNRTLSFRLRLPPARNVHTEKRHDGQSFNDVFTERCTTEYAERLHEALETMGVDESHVGSAAALVVKEYRLDPHNLAGSYFEQLQRAVDEFCCAENDLLVTINEVFEQTYREVFAEEPEGVFPGSLPTRD
- a CDS encoding hydroxyacid-oxoacid transhydrogenase, producing the protein MSYERSVSADPHQLSPETVWEVQMPAIRVGAGAADELGYQLDQIGARGDERGLIVTDETLVSLGHVGRVADELEADGFDVDVFDGVEREPSIGAVEECIEFVRAEMGDDGYDFYLGLGGGSCMDTAKATRAVVANGGSLLDYVAAPTGAGETLTESGAPLVLLPTTAGTGSEISPVAILSVPEKNIKEGISSPHVRADAAVLDPTLTTTLPPDLTAKTAMDALGHAIEGYTTHRYDDLLRPEDPADRPVYAGRTGFTEMFSEKAIDLLSSNVRRVVNNGDDIEARGAMLKGALFGAIAGLTAGASLAHAMAYPVGNNYHTYHGETIAALTPASTLGYNVASDPPRFADVAEMLGADTSGMSTREAADEAREEFVRLQRDLNVLPSGLNELAGLTADDVGELAESTVESQQRLLRCNPRPVTKADVEDVFRDALYNWE
- a CDS encoding N-acyl homoserine lactonase family protein — protein: MVDAAVHVIDRGGLYCDMNYMMEANTIGTHDEPNPDTEYGEIPVWNLVIDHPEGTILWDTGSHHDAADGHWPEGLVQAFYPHDASEHRLDDDLAAAGYSIDDIDAVFQSHLHLDHAGGLEFFAGTDTPVYVHEEELKFAYYSAKTDEGSGAYVLEDFDHDLNWQVLHRDREEHFTDLEFVRFPGHTPGLTGSMIHLDDDGTVVFTGDQAYMDENYENGTPLGGPLVWGKTEWAESMDRIHDLERRHDAEVVFGHDPAQFEEIQPGWGL